A single region of the Plantactinospora soyae genome encodes:
- a CDS encoding DEAD/DEAH box helicase, which translates to MTRAISSFADAPLAPGLHAALTANGINEPFPIQSATLPDSLAGRDVLGRGRTGSGKTLAFGLPLLSRTAGRRARPGRPLALVLVPTRELAQQVTAALTPYARTLGLRCATVVGGLSLVRQADALRAGAEVVIATPGRLADLVQRGDCRLDQVAITVLDEADQMADMGFLPQVTDLLRQVAPDGQRMLFSATLDRGVDRLVRRFLTDPVSHSVDPTTATVTAMTHHVLQVDAVDKVAATAQIAARDGRVIMFVGTKHRADRLARQLLTSGVRAAALHGGKSQPQRTRTLEQFRAGQVTALVATDVAARGIHVDGLDLVVNVDPPAEAKDYLHRGGRTARAGEAGRVVTLVLPEQRSEVARLMSTAGIRPETVRIRPGDEDLIRVTGARIPSGAPVSVAAPPVDPRMPHRATGRPPRPRRPRRTA; encoded by the coding sequence ATGACCCGTGCCATCAGCTCGTTCGCCGACGCACCGCTGGCCCCCGGGCTGCACGCCGCGTTGACCGCGAACGGCATCAACGAGCCGTTCCCGATCCAGTCGGCGACCCTCCCCGACTCACTGGCTGGTCGGGACGTGCTCGGCCGGGGCCGTACCGGCTCCGGCAAGACTCTCGCCTTCGGGCTTCCACTGCTGTCCCGCACCGCCGGGCGTCGGGCCCGGCCGGGCCGACCGCTCGCGCTGGTCCTGGTGCCCACCCGTGAGCTGGCCCAGCAGGTGACCGCGGCGCTCACCCCGTACGCCCGCACGCTGGGCCTGCGCTGTGCCACCGTGGTCGGCGGGCTGTCGCTGGTCCGGCAGGCCGACGCCCTGCGGGCCGGTGCCGAGGTCGTCATCGCCACGCCCGGTCGGCTCGCCGATCTGGTGCAGCGCGGCGACTGCCGGCTGGACCAGGTCGCCATCACGGTGCTGGACGAGGCCGACCAGATGGCCGACATGGGGTTCCTGCCGCAGGTCACCGACCTGCTGCGTCAGGTCGCGCCGGACGGGCAGCGGATGCTCTTCTCGGCCACCCTGGATCGGGGCGTCGACCGGCTGGTCCGGCGATTCCTGACCGATCCGGTGTCGCACTCCGTCGACCCGACGACCGCCACGGTCACCGCGATGACCCATCACGTCCTCCAGGTGGACGCGGTGGACAAGGTGGCGGCGACGGCGCAGATCGCGGCCCGGGACGGTCGCGTGATCATGTTCGTCGGTACGAAGCACCGGGCCGACCGGCTGGCCCGACAGTTGCTGACCAGCGGCGTACGGGCGGCGGCCCTGCACGGCGGGAAGTCCCAGCCGCAGCGGACCCGCACCCTGGAGCAGTTCCGGGCCGGTCAGGTGACCGCCCTGGTGGCGACGGACGTCGCGGCCCGGGGCATCCACGTCGACGGGCTGGACCTGGTGGTGAACGTGGACCCGCCGGCCGAGGCAAAGGACTACCTGCACCGGGGCGGCCGTACGGCCCGTGCGGGTGAGGCGGGTCGGGTGGTCACCCTGGTCCTGCCCGAGCAGCGTTCCGAGGTCGCCCGGCTGATGAGCACCGCCGGGATCAGGCCCGAGACGGTCCGGATCCGTCCCGGCGACGAGGATTTGATCCGGGTCACCGGTGCCCGGATCCCGTCCGGCGCCCCGGTGTCGGTTGCCGCGCCGCCGGTCGACCCCCGGATGCCGCACCGGGCCACCGGCCGGCCGCCGCGCCCGCGCCGCCCCCGCCGGACCGCCTGA
- the cspE gene encoding transcription antiterminator/RNA stability regulator CspE, producing MAIGTVKWFNADKGFGFITPDGGGADVFAHFSAIQSSGYRSLDENQRVEFEVTQGQKGPQAENIRPI from the coding sequence ATGGCAATTGGCACTGTGAAGTGGTTCAACGCTGACAAGGGCTTCGGCTTCATCACCCCGGACGGCGGCGGCGCCGACGTCTTTGCCCACTTCTCAGCGATCCAGAGCTCGGGCTACCGCAGCCTGGACGAGAACCAGCGGGTGGAGTTCGAGGTCACCCAGGGTCAGAAGGGCCCGCAGGCGGAGAACATCCGTCCGATCTGA
- a CDS encoding M16 family metallopeptidase encodes MAAGRSRIPATKHSVERFTLDNGLRVVLAPDRSAPVVGVAVVYDVGIRSEPEGRTGFAHLFEHLMFQGSENLEKLAHFRHVQGAGGTFNGSTHLDYTDYWETLPSNALERALFLEADRMRGPRLTEENLRNQVDVVKEEIRVNVLNRPYGGFPWLRLPPVMFDTFANAHDGYGSFDDLESASIADATDFFDRYYACGNAVLAVGGDLDVAEATALVERHFGDVPARPAPVRPDFAEPDLTGERRESYTDKLAPLPAVAAAWRVPDPIGDFENYLPYVVLAEVLTDGDASRLVERLVLRDRTVTSIGGYLGLMGDPFDVRDPTAMVLQAHLPPGGGVDKVLRTIDEELDRLAADGLAADELARTQARMATHLLRETDAVLGRTLQMAVLEQQRGDPGLLGELPRLVGEVTEEQVRAAAATLRPQRRAAVEVVPGGGAR; translated from the coding sequence GTGGCGGCGGGAAGATCGAGAATTCCAGCAACGAAACATTCGGTCGAGCGGTTCACCCTCGACAACGGTCTACGGGTGGTGTTGGCGCCGGACCGTAGCGCTCCGGTGGTCGGGGTGGCCGTCGTCTACGACGTCGGCATCCGGTCGGAGCCGGAGGGCAGGACGGGCTTCGCCCACCTGTTCGAGCACCTGATGTTCCAGGGCTCGGAGAATCTGGAGAAGCTGGCGCACTTCCGGCACGTCCAGGGGGCCGGCGGGACGTTCAACGGGTCGACCCACCTCGATTACACCGACTACTGGGAGACGTTGCCGAGCAACGCGCTGGAGCGTGCCCTCTTCCTCGAGGCGGACCGGATGCGCGGTCCCCGGCTGACCGAGGAGAACCTCCGCAACCAGGTGGACGTGGTCAAGGAGGAGATCCGGGTCAACGTGCTCAACCGGCCGTACGGCGGCTTTCCCTGGTTGCGCCTGCCGCCGGTCATGTTCGACACGTTCGCGAACGCGCACGACGGCTACGGCTCCTTCGACGACCTGGAGAGCGCCAGCATCGCCGACGCGACCGACTTCTTCGACCGCTACTACGCCTGCGGGAACGCGGTACTCGCGGTCGGTGGCGACCTGGACGTGGCGGAGGCGACGGCGCTGGTCGAGCGGCACTTCGGTGACGTGCCGGCCCGGCCCGCGCCGGTCCGGCCAGACTTCGCCGAGCCGGACCTGACCGGGGAACGGCGGGAGTCGTACACCGACAAGCTGGCGCCGTTGCCCGCGGTGGCCGCGGCGTGGCGGGTGCCGGATCCGATCGGTGACTTCGAGAACTACCTGCCGTACGTGGTGCTGGCCGAGGTGCTCACCGACGGCGACGCGTCCCGGTTGGTCGAGCGGCTGGTGTTGCGCGACCGCACGGTGACCAGCATCGGCGGCTACCTCGGGTTGATGGGCGACCCGTTCGACGTCCGGGACCCCACCGCGATGGTGTTGCAGGCCCACCTGCCGCCGGGTGGCGGAGTGGACAAGGTGCTGCGCACCATCGACGAGGAGCTCGACCGGTTGGCCGCCGACGGACTGGCCGCCGACGAGCTGGCCCGGACCCAGGCCCGGATGGCCACCCACCTGCTCCGGGAGACCGACGCGGTGCTCGGCCGGACCCTGCAGATGGCGGTACTGGAGCAGCAACGGGGTGATCCGGGCCTGCTCGGCGAGTTGCCCAGGCTGGTCGGCGAGGTGACCGAGGAGCAGGTACGCGCCGCGGCCGCCACCCTGCGGCCGCAGCGGCGGGCCGCGGTCGAGGTCGTTCCCGGTGGAGGTGCCAGGTGA
- a CDS encoding ATP-dependent helicase, with product MQAYRLVRRPAEAVPARLGDPEQEAVVGHTDGPLLVLGGPGTGKTSTLVEAVAARVAEGVDPERILVLTFGRRASAALRHRIEARIAGADGMVLHEPLVRTFPAYAFGLLRRAAAERGEPSPRLLTGPEQDLIIRELLGVIGVEDGSEGSEGGDEIEDPVGWPAELRPALRTRAFAEQLRDLLMRAAERGVGPVELAQLGERLGRADWPAAARFLRQYVAVLALRDVTTRGSVAYDPAELVRAAAGLLTDDPELLDAERDRLAYIYLDELADTDPAQLDLLDLVAGGGKSLVAFGDPDSSTYAFRGADPAAVGAFPHRFRTASGAVARTLLLPTSYRAGPGLLDATRRLARRLRGPAAHRDLRPLPDVEPGTVEVRTFRSATSEAAYLAHALRSAHLLDGVPWSRMAVLLRSTTLQLPPLQRALHTVGVPTVVHAEDLPLHLQPAVAPVLLLLRCALEPDRLDEEAAVTLLHSPLGGADPLAERRLRQGLRALALAAGDRRPSGDLLVEALRDPAELAAIDRRWAEPAQAVAALLAAAREAGTVPGATAEDVLWALWRASGLAERWSGALARARTAAGAADTGLRWRAAAADRDLDAIVVLFDAAARFVDRLPGARTEVFLDHVLGQQLPADTLAPSADRGEAVRLLTAHAAKGLEWDLVAVAGVQEGIWPDLRLRGSLLGSERLVDVLAGRGEGAGAAATLVGQTSAVLDEERRLFYVAATRARRKLLVSAVASAAVGVADHEEQPSRFLYELGGGEVEAEESEVLGRGPSSTENDKKGPFLAPELADEPVALPIGRPPRALTLSALVAELRTAVTDPEASAVRRRGAAVELARLAAAGVPGAHPDDWWGLRALSDDRPLVDEGEPVRVTPSGMESALRCSLRWLLERHGGKGPASAAQGVGNLVHAAAMLAEDASVDRGKLLDYVAGRFDVIELAARWMAGPEQARAEVMVDKLLRWLAGNPRRLLAIEHEFAVRLDDPKRPIELTGRVDRLEVDAEGRLVVIDLKTGKSTAVTASELAEHPQLGAYQAAVEAGAFEDLGAGSESGGAALVQLGTPTQDAKEQAQPPASEGEEAGWARAMVRRTADTMAAATFSAVANSKCRVCPVRSSCPISGQGRQVVEPPTRRQPPGGQPRPPGQRGGGNS from the coding sequence GTGCAGGCGTACCGGCTGGTTCGTCGGCCGGCCGAGGCCGTGCCGGCGCGGCTCGGCGACCCCGAGCAGGAAGCCGTCGTCGGGCACACCGACGGGCCGCTGCTGGTCCTCGGTGGACCGGGCACCGGCAAGACGAGCACCCTGGTCGAGGCGGTCGCCGCCCGGGTCGCCGAGGGGGTCGACCCGGAACGCATCCTGGTGCTGACCTTCGGCCGACGGGCGTCGGCGGCGCTCCGGCACCGGATCGAGGCCCGGATCGCCGGCGCCGACGGAATGGTGCTGCACGAGCCGCTGGTCCGGACCTTCCCGGCGTACGCCTTCGGGCTGCTCCGTCGGGCGGCGGCGGAACGCGGCGAGCCTTCGCCCCGCCTCCTCACCGGCCCGGAGCAGGATCTGATCATCCGCGAACTGCTCGGCGTGATCGGCGTCGAGGACGGTTCGGAGGGTTCCGAGGGCGGGGACGAGATCGAGGACCCGGTCGGCTGGCCGGCGGAACTGCGCCCGGCGCTGCGTACCCGGGCCTTCGCCGAACAGCTCCGCGACCTGCTGATGCGGGCCGCCGAGCGGGGTGTCGGCCCGGTCGAGTTGGCCCAGCTCGGTGAGCGGCTCGGCCGGGCGGACTGGCCGGCCGCCGCCCGCTTCCTCCGGCAGTACGTCGCCGTGCTGGCCCTGCGCGACGTCACCACCCGGGGCTCGGTCGCCTACGACCCGGCCGAACTGGTCCGGGCCGCCGCCGGCCTGCTCACCGACGATCCGGAGCTGCTCGACGCCGAACGGGACCGGCTCGCCTACATCTACCTGGACGAACTCGCCGACACCGACCCGGCCCAGTTGGACCTGCTCGACCTGGTGGCCGGGGGCGGTAAGTCACTGGTCGCGTTCGGTGACCCGGACTCGTCGACGTACGCCTTCCGGGGCGCCGATCCGGCCGCCGTCGGCGCCTTCCCGCACCGGTTCCGGACCGCCTCCGGCGCGGTGGCGCGGACCCTGTTGCTGCCCACGTCGTACCGGGCCGGGCCGGGGCTGCTGGACGCGACCCGGCGGCTGGCCCGGCGGCTGCGTGGCCCGGCGGCGCACCGCGACCTGCGGCCGCTGCCGGACGTCGAGCCCGGCACGGTCGAGGTCCGGACGTTCCGCTCCGCCACCAGCGAGGCGGCGTACCTGGCGCACGCGCTGCGTTCCGCGCACCTGCTCGACGGGGTGCCCTGGTCGCGGATGGCGGTGCTGCTCCGCTCCACCACGTTGCAGCTTCCGCCGTTGCAGCGCGCGCTGCACACCGTCGGGGTGCCGACCGTGGTGCACGCCGAGGACCTGCCGCTGCACCTGCAACCGGCGGTGGCGCCGGTCCTGCTGCTGCTGCGCTGCGCGCTGGAGCCGGACCGGCTGGACGAGGAGGCGGCGGTGACGCTGCTGCACTCGCCGCTGGGCGGCGCCGATCCGCTGGCCGAGCGGCGGCTGCGGCAGGGGCTGCGGGCCCTGGCCCTGGCCGCCGGGGACCGGCGACCCTCCGGCGACCTGCTCGTCGAGGCGCTGCGGGACCCGGCCGAGCTGGCGGCGATCGATCGGCGCTGGGCCGAGCCCGCCCAGGCGGTTGCCGCCCTCCTGGCCGCCGCCCGGGAAGCCGGTACGGTCCCCGGGGCGACCGCCGAGGACGTGCTCTGGGCGCTCTGGCGGGCCAGCGGGCTGGCCGAGCGCTGGTCCGGCGCACTGGCCCGGGCCCGTACGGCGGCAGGTGCGGCGGACACCGGACTGCGCTGGCGGGCCGCGGCTGCCGACCGGGACCTGGACGCGATCGTCGTACTCTTCGACGCGGCGGCCCGGTTCGTCGACCGGTTGCCCGGGGCGCGTACCGAGGTGTTCCTCGATCACGTGCTGGGGCAGCAGTTGCCGGCGGACACCCTCGCGCCGAGCGCCGACCGGGGCGAGGCGGTACGCCTGCTCACCGCCCACGCGGCGAAGGGGCTGGAGTGGGATCTGGTCGCCGTGGCCGGCGTACAGGAGGGGATCTGGCCCGACCTGCGGCTGCGGGGCAGCCTGCTCGGCTCGGAACGGTTGGTCGACGTACTGGCCGGCCGGGGCGAGGGGGCCGGGGCGGCGGCCACCCTGGTCGGCCAGACCTCGGCGGTGCTGGACGAGGAACGCCGGCTGTTCTACGTCGCCGCGACCCGCGCCCGGCGGAAGCTGCTGGTCAGCGCGGTCGCCTCGGCGGCGGTCGGGGTGGCCGACCACGAGGAGCAGCCGAGCCGCTTCCTCTACGAACTCGGCGGCGGCGAGGTGGAGGCCGAGGAGTCCGAGGTGTTAGGAAGGGGCCCTTCTTCTACAGAAAACGATAAGAAGGGGCCCTTCCTTGCACCCGAGCTTGCAGATGAGCCGGTGGCGTTGCCGATCGGGCGGCCGCCTCGGGCGTTGACGCTGTCGGCGTTGGTGGCGGAGTTGCGGACCGCGGTGACGGATCCGGAGGCGTCGGCGGTGCGGCGGCGGGGGGCGGCGGTGGAGTTGGCCCGGTTGGCTGCCGCCGGTGTGCCGGGGGCGCATCCGGACGACTGGTGGGGGTTGCGGGCGTTGTCGGACGACCGGCCGCTGGTGGACGAGGGGGAGCCGGTCCGGGTCACGCCGTCGGGGATGGAGAGCGCGCTGCGGTGCAGCCTGCGCTGGCTGCTGGAGCGGCACGGCGGGAAGGGGCCGGCGAGTGCGGCCCAGGGGGTGGGCAACCTGGTGCACGCCGCCGCGATGCTCGCCGAGGACGCCAGCGTCGACCGGGGCAAACTTCTGGACTACGTCGCCGGCCGGTTCGACGTGATCGAACTCGCGGCCCGCTGGATGGCCGGGCCGGAGCAGGCCCGGGCCGAGGTGATGGTCGACAAACTGCTGCGCTGGCTGGCCGGCAACCCGCGCCGGCTGCTCGCCATCGAGCACGAGTTCGCGGTACGCCTCGACGACCCGAAGCGGCCGATCGAGTTGACCGGTCGGGTGGACCGGTTGGAGGTGGACGCCGAGGGTCGGCTCGTGGTGATCGACCTGAAGACCGGCAAGTCGACGGCGGTGACGGCGTCGGAGCTGGCGGAGCATCCGCAGCTCGGTGCGTACCAGGCGGCGGTGGAGGCGGGCGCGTTCGAAGACCTCGGAGCCGGGTCCGAGTCCGGCGGTGCGGCGCTGGTGCAGCTCGGTACGCCGACCCAGGACGCGAAGGAGCAGGCACAGCCGCCGGCCAGCGAGGGCGAGGAGGCGGGCTGGGCGCGGGCGATGGTGCGACGTACCGCCGACACGATGGCGGCGGCGACGTTCTCGGCGGTGGCGAACTCGAAGTGCCGGGTCTGCCCGGTACGGAGCAGTTGCCCGATCTCGGGGCAGGGACGTCAGGTTGTCGAGCCGCCGACCCGACGGCAGCCGCCGGGCGGCCAGCCGAGGCCGCCGGGGCAGCGGGGCGGGGGGAACTCCTGA
- a CDS encoding RICIN domain-containing protein, with the protein MRKVIMNLVAVLAAVIAAASITAPANAGVGSEPSPLVAPPGAARMTGDGVGVQAWDERFQNFATARILDDSFQYGLRAIPENYGNLHQLWALTAVTTDRVEIKNHATGRCLDDSFEYGLRPYGCNGQPFQRWTIWYWPDDPSKGWVLQNEATGRAVDDSFEYGLRAYGINYLAWQQW; encoded by the coding sequence ATGAGAAAAGTGATCATGAATTTGGTGGCGGTGCTGGCGGCCGTCATCGCGGCGGCGAGCATCACCGCGCCCGCGAACGCGGGGGTCGGGTCGGAGCCGTCGCCGCTGGTCGCCCCGCCGGGGGCGGCGCGGATGACCGGTGACGGTGTCGGCGTCCAGGCCTGGGACGAGCGCTTCCAGAACTTCGCGACCGCCCGGATTCTGGACGACAGTTTCCAGTACGGGCTGCGGGCGATCCCGGAGAACTACGGGAACCTCCACCAGCTCTGGGCACTCACCGCGGTCACGACCGACCGGGTGGAGATCAAGAATCACGCGACGGGACGCTGCCTCGACGACAGTTTCGAGTACGGGCTGCGTCCCTACGGCTGCAACGGGCAGCCCTTCCAGCGCTGGACCATCTGGTACTGGCCGGACGACCCGAGCAAGGGCTGGGTGCTGCAGAACGAGGCGACGGGGCGGGCGGTCGACGACAGCTTCGAGTACGGGCTGCGGGCGTACGGCATCAACTACCTGGCCTGGCAGCAGTGGTAA
- a CDS encoding UvrD-helicase domain-containing protein, whose amino-acid sequence MTQPSLFTSAPPQRVADAGPRYTPVELAKLLRLPAPTLEQAAIISAPVEPLLVVAGAGSGKTETMAARVVWLVANGYVEPGQILGLTFTRKAAGELGMRIRTRLGQLVRRLGRNSRNADDDPFGGEPTVATYHSYAARIVTEHGLRGGYEPSTRLLTEASRWQIVDLLVRNHDGDMSEVERMPSTVTDAVLALAGDLAEHLVTPDDLATWTGRFFAEVQARPGRVYADVRKALHIQQLRLRLLPLVRAYAQRKDDFEAMDFGDQLARAALVARNHPEVGTIERGRYRVVLLDEYQDTSHAQVVLLHALYGGGHPVTAVGDPCQSIYGWRGASAGTLDRFPTEFAQPDGRPAEVRTLTTSWRNRPQILDVANGLAAPLRAAGAQVAELAAAFRVDEEIPGRTGRGFAGGTVHCALLETYADEADWIADSVLAAWRGAARMPDALPEHIPVANRPTTAVLVRLRSQIPAIEAALRDRGLPVEVVGLGGLLDTPEVRDVVCTLRVLSDPTDGAALLRLLTGARWRIGPRDLVALHRRSTAIARARRELPRQDGDDEPEIVTDRLDEATLVEALADLGPAQAYSVQGYARLRAYGRELGLLRHRLDQPLPDLLADVERTIGLDVEVAVRAGSDGRGGDAGLARGHLDALGDVAARFAGDSAGAPLHAFLAFLAAAEDEERGLSPGEVEVVEGAVQILTAHAAKGLEWDVVSVAGLSRGVWPGTARGSDHYLLGLGVLPFPLRGDVGGLPVLALDDAEDQKAVARALGTFTEQWRTHDEREERRLAYVAVTRPRRLLLCSGFWWGEGTKRPRGPSGFLAEVYEWCVATPEAGESGFVVDAWAPEPAADATNPTTEVVLRAEWPADPLGPRRPVLAEAASLVRRLMSEGPDAIPAAVPEADEPEAALPEAALPEADEPEAAVPEEAPAEEKAGEAPDPGTSPGAGSEASPGSGPVVLPGSGPEALPGAGREALPGAGREALPGDGAEALPAVDSEAEAVVAGWRREADLLLAERDWLAHRSGPVEVVLPGHLSVSQLVALRRDPPALARALRRPMPARPEPYARRGTAFHAWLEQRYGVARLLDVDELPGAADSDAAPDEALAELQERFMASEWAERSPVEVEVPFATLVGGLLVRGRMDAVFELPGGRFDVVDWKTGRQPTGVEADAAAVQLAAYRLAWAELAGVPVDRVRAAFHYVRQNITVRPADLLDTAGLSALVAALPEQTPQG is encoded by the coding sequence ATGACCCAGCCGTCCCTGTTCACCTCGGCGCCGCCGCAGCGGGTCGCCGACGCCGGCCCCCGGTACACCCCGGTCGAGCTGGCCAAGCTGCTCCGGCTGCCGGCACCCACCCTGGAGCAGGCCGCGATCATCTCCGCGCCGGTCGAACCGCTGCTGGTGGTCGCCGGGGCCGGCTCCGGCAAGACCGAGACGATGGCCGCCCGGGTGGTCTGGCTGGTCGCCAACGGGTACGTCGAACCGGGGCAGATCCTCGGCCTGACCTTCACCCGGAAGGCGGCCGGTGAACTGGGGATGCGGATCCGTACCCGGCTGGGTCAGTTGGTGCGCCGGCTGGGGCGGAACAGCCGGAACGCCGACGACGACCCGTTCGGTGGTGAGCCGACCGTGGCGACGTACCACTCGTACGCCGCCCGGATCGTCACCGAGCACGGCCTGCGGGGTGGCTACGAGCCGTCGACCCGACTGCTCACCGAGGCGTCCCGGTGGCAGATCGTCGATCTGCTGGTCCGCAACCACGACGGTGACATGTCCGAAGTGGAACGGATGCCGAGCACGGTCACCGACGCGGTCCTGGCGTTGGCCGGTGACCTGGCCGAGCATCTGGTCACCCCGGACGACCTGGCCACCTGGACGGGACGGTTCTTCGCCGAGGTTCAGGCCCGGCCGGGCCGGGTCTACGCCGACGTACGAAAGGCGCTGCACATCCAGCAGCTCCGGCTGCGGCTGCTGCCACTGGTCCGGGCGTACGCCCAGCGCAAGGACGACTTCGAGGCGATGGACTTCGGCGACCAGCTCGCCCGGGCGGCGCTGGTGGCCCGGAACCATCCGGAGGTCGGCACGATCGAGCGCGGCCGGTACCGGGTGGTGCTGCTCGACGAGTACCAGGACACCAGTCACGCGCAGGTGGTGCTGCTGCACGCGCTCTACGGCGGCGGGCATCCGGTCACCGCCGTCGGTGACCCGTGCCAGTCCATCTACGGCTGGCGGGGGGCCAGCGCCGGCACCCTGGACCGGTTCCCGACCGAGTTCGCCCAGCCCGACGGCCGGCCGGCCGAGGTGCGGACCCTGACCACGAGCTGGCGCAACCGACCGCAGATCCTGGACGTCGCCAACGGGCTGGCCGCGCCGCTGCGCGCCGCCGGAGCCCAGGTCGCCGAGCTGGCCGCCGCGTTCCGGGTGGACGAGGAGATTCCGGGCCGCACCGGCCGGGGCTTCGCCGGCGGTACGGTGCACTGCGCACTGCTGGAGACGTACGCCGACGAGGCCGACTGGATCGCCGACAGCGTGCTCGCCGCCTGGCGGGGTGCGGCCCGGATGCCGGACGCGCTGCCCGAGCACATTCCGGTGGCCAACCGGCCGACGACGGCGGTACTGGTCCGGCTCCGCAGCCAGATCCCGGCGATCGAGGCGGCGCTGCGGGACCGGGGCCTGCCGGTCGAGGTGGTCGGCCTCGGCGGACTCCTCGACACTCCGGAGGTCCGGGACGTCGTCTGCACGCTGCGGGTGCTCTCCGATCCGACCGACGGCGCCGCGCTGCTCCGGTTGCTCACCGGGGCGCGCTGGCGGATCGGGCCGCGTGATCTGGTCGCACTGCATCGCCGGTCCACCGCGATCGCACGCGCCCGGCGAGAACTGCCCCGGCAGGACGGCGACGACGAGCCGGAGATCGTTACCGACCGGTTGGACGAGGCGACCCTGGTCGAGGCGCTGGCCGACCTCGGGCCGGCGCAGGCGTACTCGGTCCAGGGGTACGCCCGGCTGCGGGCGTACGGCCGGGAGTTGGGCCTGCTGCGGCACCGGCTGGACCAGCCGCTGCCTGATCTGCTGGCGGACGTCGAGCGGACCATCGGGCTCGACGTCGAGGTGGCGGTCCGGGCCGGCAGCGATGGTCGGGGTGGCGACGCCGGGCTGGCCCGGGGGCACCTGGACGCGCTCGGCGACGTGGCCGCCCGGTTCGCCGGTGACTCGGCCGGGGCCCCGCTGCACGCCTTCCTGGCCTTTCTCGCCGCCGCCGAGGACGAGGAGCGTGGGCTGTCCCCGGGCGAGGTGGAGGTGGTGGAGGGCGCGGTGCAGATCCTCACCGCGCACGCCGCGAAGGGCCTGGAGTGGGACGTGGTGTCGGTGGCCGGGCTGAGCCGGGGCGTCTGGCCCGGTACGGCCCGGGGCTCCGACCACTACCTGCTGGGCCTCGGGGTACTGCCGTTTCCGCTGCGCGGCGACGTCGGCGGCCTGCCGGTGCTGGCGCTGGACGACGCCGAGGACCAGAAGGCGGTGGCCCGCGCGCTGGGCACCTTCACCGAGCAGTGGCGGACCCACGACGAGCGGGAGGAGCGCCGGCTGGCCTACGTGGCGGTCACCCGGCCCCGCCGGCTGCTGCTCTGCTCCGGCTTCTGGTGGGGCGAGGGCACGAAGCGCCCACGCGGCCCGTCGGGCTTCCTCGCCGAGGTGTACGAGTGGTGCGTGGCCACGCCCGAGGCCGGCGAGAGCGGGTTCGTGGTCGACGCCTGGGCGCCGGAGCCGGCTGCCGACGCGACGAATCCGACCACCGAGGTCGTGCTCCGGGCCGAGTGGCCGGCCGATCCGTTGGGCCCCCGGCGGCCCGTACTGGCCGAGGCCGCCTCCCTGGTCCGCCGCCTGATGTCCGAGGGACCGGACGCAATTCCAGCCGCTGTGCCCGAGGCCGACGAGCCCGAGGCCGCTCTGCCCGAGGCCGCTCTGCCCGAGGCCGACGAGCCCGAGGCCGCTGTGCCCGAGGAGGCGCCGGCTGAGGAGAAGGCGGGCGAGGCGCCGGATCCGGGGACTTCGCCGGGTGCCGGTTCGGAGGCATCGCCGGGTTCCGGTCCGGTGGTGCTGCCGGGTTCCGGTCCGGAGGCGTTGCCGGGTGCCGGCCGGGAGGCGTTGCCGGGTGCCGGCCGGGAGGCGTTGCCAGGGGACGGGGCGGAGGCGTTGCCGGCGGTGGACTCGGAGGCGGAGGCTGTCGTGGCCGGGTGGCGGCGCGAGGCCGATCTGCTGCTCGCCGAGCGGGACTGGCTGGCCCACCGCTCGGGGCCGGTCGAGGTCGTCCTGCCGGGGCACCTGTCGGTCTCCCAACTGGTCGCCCTGCGTCGCGATCCACCGGCGCTCGCCCGTGCCCTGCGCCGGCCGATGCCGGCCCGTCCGGAGCCGTACGCCCGGCGGGGAACCGCCTTCCACGCCTGGCTGGAGCAGCGGTACGGCGTGGCCCGACTGCTCGACGTGGACGAGTTGCCCGGTGCGGCGGACTCGGACGCGGCCCCGGACGAGGCGCTGGCCGAACTCCAGGAGCGGTTCATGGCGAGCGAGTGGGCGGAGCGCAGCCCGGTCGAGGTCGAGGTGCCGTTCGCCACCCTGGTCGGCGGGCTGCTGGTCCGGGGCCGGATGGACGCGGTCTTCGAACTGCCGGGTGGCCGGTTCGACGTGGTCGACTGGAAGACCGGTCGCCAGCCGACCGGAGTCGAGGCGGACGCGGCGGCGGTGCAGTTGGCCGCGTACCGGCTCGCCTGGGCGGAGTTGGCCGGCGTTCCGGTCGACCGGGTACGCGCGGCGTTCCACTACGTACGGCAGAACATCACGGTGCGGCCGGCGGATTTGCTCGACACCGCTGGCCTGTCTGCCCTGGTGGCAGCGTTGCCGGAGCAGACGCCGCAAGGTTGA